The DNA window GTACCTTTCTGGATTTTCGAGGCCTGTTCCGGATGGTGAGAACAGCCTAGAATACCTCCTCGATGTAATCAAAGAGTACGATGAATCGACAATTGGACTCGATCCACTCATTCTCTACCAACGTGATGGCATCAAACCAGATGAAGTTGAAAAAACTCCTATTCAAAAACCACCAAAAAGGGCTAAACTCCCCCACACACCCCATGTGAGGAGTCCCTGGAGTAAGCACTTGAGCCTACATAGCAGCCAGTTTTCGAGTGGAAACATGACACCTCAAGCAAACTCTGCAAAATTCAATTACACTGATGATGAATTTGACAATTCCCTTGAAAGAAGCAGTAAGAATCTTCGTACCCCAGTAAGCATTCACAGCGGTGCTGGCAATCCTCGGTTAGCTTCTCATTTCTATAAAGACTTCCCAGTTTGGCTCTACCAGGGTGTTAGGCGTACACCACAACGTCCCCCAACCTGGACTCCAGCACGAACCCCACGACAAACTCCAGCAATGACACCGATGTCCAGTTCAAGAAGTTATATTTCCAATCATCATCTTACTAAAACAAAGGCCCCAGTGGCCTCCACCCAAGGACCTAACTCACTCCCCACTTCTTATGAAGAACTTGACATTGCAGAGGAGGTTCTTGACGAACCGGAGAACATGCAGAAATTTGCCAACCCTTGGCTCCGGGAGGTTATGATTCTTTCCTGGCGTACTGCACTCAATGTGATTCGAACCCCGGAGCTTTTCCTATCAAGAGAGATAGTCTTGACCGTAATGGCTCTAGTTCTATCGTCCCTCTTCAAGAATCTCCACCACTACGACTTCGGAACAATAAAACGTCTCCTGAATTTCTACATCTTCTCCATCTGCCTCGTCTTTTTTTCTTCCAATGATGCTGTCCCAACTTTCATCCAAGAAAGATTCATCTTCATCCGAGAAACGTCCCATAACTCGTACCGTGCTTCATCTTATGTCATCTCATCCCTCATCGTCTACCTCCCGTTTTTCGCAATTCAAGGCTTCACATTTGCAGGAATAACTCGATCCATACTACGTCTCCGAAGTAGTATAATCTACTTTTGGTTAATTCTCTATGCTTCTCTAATAACCACCAATGCTTACGTGATGCTGGTGAGTGCACTGGTTCCAAGTTACATCACTGGTTATGCAGTAGTGATTGCTACGACAGCTCTCTTCTTCTTGACTTGTGGATTTTTCTTGAAACCATCCCAAATTCCGAAATATTGGCAATGGCTGCATTATATCTCCGCAATCAAATACCCTTTCGAGGCATTGTTGATAAATGAATTCAAGGGCTCGAATTGTTACAAGGGTAACGAGCAGGAGTTGTCGCCCGGTCCCTTGGGAGATCTGAAGATCAGTAGATTGCATAACACAACATCGGAAACATTGCAAGAAGGCTGCAAATTGATTGGTGAAGATGTGTTGTTCACAATGGATATCCACAAGATTGAAAGTATATGGATTGACATAGGCATCTTGTTGGCTTGGGGAGTTCTTTATAGGCTCTTTTTCTATGTGGTCCTTAGATTTTATTCCAAGAATCAGAGACAATGAAGTTCTAATCGGTAAAATAATTGACTCAAGTTGTTATAAATAacgaataaaaataattttacgaATCTCCATCCGTTATCCAACAATTTTCTCTACTTTCCTTTGTCAATATGGTAGAGCTTGGCTCTTAAGTTTTTTATATGAACTTGACAATCTTTTAGTTTCCttctaatttaattttttatgatcCAACATAAAAGGGCATCTTCATTTGTGGCGGGGGCGGGCACTGAATCGAACCATAATAGAGAAATGATACATGTCACAGTTTTTAGCATAATTATCTCAGTATTATTTCAAATGAGATGAAATTATGTTCATTAGAAATCAAATATGTAGTATTAAAacttttatgttttgatttttaCTCAATTCCATTTGGAAATAGGAGCAAAATCACTTTGAAGTGTGTCGTGTGAATTGAAGTTCTTGCACTGACACATTGTTGGAGAATGTGCACAACTTTCGTGTCCAAGGTCCGAATGGAGTGAGATCAGCGGTAAATTAAAGCAAGATATAGATCTAAAACTTTCATGTTGACATTTTTACAAATTCGAAATATAAAATAGTGTTTCAGACAGAACAAGGCACGCACATGCTCAGGAAGTGGTGCACCTGGACTCGAAGCAATCTCAAGTCTCAACCCACTTCCGGACAGAACTAGGCACGCGGATGCGCTAGATCTCGTGCACCGCCTCAGCTGCACATAATTTAAAGttgataaaaatgatttttctcTGAAATCTTCTCATTTCCGCTGAAGCTTCGAGAGAGAAACATCGAAATCAAGTTCTATCGTGCAAATCTACCTCGAAATATTGTCGAAACTCAAAACAATTTATATATCGTAATCATCTTGTTGAGAGCGTTCTTTTGTTGTAATTTTCTTCTCGATTCAAAACTTTTATAGTGTACCGACGCACGCGTTGCGtgcttgtataatattttttataccaTACAATAACCTTCTCAAAACTAATTTCTTCTCGATCTAGTGTACCGacacacgcgttgcgtgcttgtataatattttttataatttattttatttatatttaaatgaggatcaaaatataattataagaaatagtgagggactacactgtaattttgatatataaattaaaaaataatttgaaaaataataaaattacctCAGTAGGAATTGAACCCATAACCTAAACACCAAGTGACAATGTTTCTATCCATTGAACTACatataatttacatttaaattttaacattttatttatatatataattaataaaacagACCATGACACCAAAGTTAGTTACTCTAAGTGCCTCAAACTTAATAAAGTAGTATAGATTTAAATGGATGATGCATAGACTTGTGGGTTTCAATTTGAGTGAGTTCGGGTTCGGTTTATACAaagatattaaaaaaatatcaactTGAGAACTATAAACCCGAACAGTCAGACCACTctgatctaattttttttattgtgtaatattattttctttaccgaaataattaaataaaattcaaaacatgtaatataataatattttaatttaaatacacaATAACAAACTGATAATtatgttttatggatttaatattaaatttaatattttaatcatgtttTTAACAATCAACATTGTGTGGGTAGTATCCATTGTTTCTTGATTATATATTCGGATTGattgaaactttaaaatttttatgttgaaaaAGTAATAAGACATTAGGTAAAACAGAGAAACGAAGACTAAAAAgtatttttacttaaaaaaattaatatcaaacaaattagcTATTAGTATAATTGAATGATCGGTTTTAACATATTTGAAGGATCCTTCATAAGCTGCAATAAATTGTATTCTAAGAATGAATATACAGATGAATTAAATAGAATTTGATTTTCAAACCAAGTAaaagatactcgaaataataaTTCATTAAGAAAATTGAACAGTTTAAAGCATTTAGCTTTTAGCTTGTGTTtaaactgaactgaaataagATGATTAGTTCGGGGTTCAGTTATGGGAAAAACTAAAGTGATTATCAGCTAAATTGATCAAATCAATtttaaaacaatagttaaacaattaaagacacaagatatatttatagatgttcggagacttcaattgCGCGCTATTATGTCTTCTCTTTTTACCACATCGAGtatgatccactagaagactttccAGAAACGCAAGCAATACCTTACAATCTGCATAATGTTTAACATCTTTATGTCAAGACCACAAACACATTGTTTTACATCTTTATGTGAACACTCATCCAACTAAACAATAAGCTAAACTCTATGTATATATGAGTGATTTTGTGTGAGTGTGTGAGAACTTATTTAATCAAtacaacacgaaagtgttctcacacaacTGAGCCATCGTTCTCATATAAGAAATTCATTATATAAAGGCTACATGAACCCAAGCGCTGAAGAGTAGTCTTACCGATACCTCCCATCCCTACAATAGTTAAGATCATCCATCACTCAAATTAAATCTTTTTCGAATATTCCAACCATGCTGTGTTCCTGACAAGCTGGTACCGGAAGCTTTCTGGAACATTGATCATCTTTCACGCCTTCCCTTTCTTTCATTCTCATAACCATTTTCTTGATGGAATCAAATTCTTGAATTAGTTCCTCTATCATATATCCACCATCTTGGTTTTTATGATATCTTCTGCTAGATTagctacttttttttttttatttgattcttCAAATCTTGGGTTACTTGCATGGATTCTTCGTCGGTCAGAATCTTCAATAAATTCTTGCAAGAAACCAAAATTTTCACGAAGAGATTCAATTTGCTGTTCACTGTAGAGTAATTAATGAATCGTATATAGCAGAAAATTTGATCTAGAATTTGATCAAGAGAGGTTAGAGATGCATGAGCCATATCCATGTTtgattttcagtactattcAGCGGGGAATTCCTTAATTCAGACAACATAAAAAGAATGGGCAACTTAATACTTTGTTTTTCTCTT is part of the Primulina eburnea isolate SZY01 chromosome 1, ASM2296580v1, whole genome shotgun sequence genome and encodes:
- the LOC140813518 gene encoding ABC transporter G family member STR-like, yielding MAKFARKDTNRSLECLLDLDKTSQGGNRNVVKQPTRKLIPGHGLEFKNLSYSVTKKIKKDGVWIAKEAYLLNDISGQAIRGEILAILGPSGAGKSTLLDALAGRIAQGSLEGSVRIDGKQVTTSYMKMISSYTMQDDQLFPMLTVFETFMFAAEVRLPPSISTNEKKKRVVELLDQLGLTSVCHTYIGNDATRGVSGGEKRRVSIGIDIIHKPPLLFLDEPTSGLDSTSAFSVIEKVRDIARGGSMVLLTIHQPSYRIQMLLDRITVLAKGRLMYTGSPTALSSYLSGFSRPVPDGENSLEYLLDVIKEYDESTIGLDPLILYQRDGIKPDEVEKTPIQKPPKRAKLPHTPHVRSPWSKHLSLHSSQFSSGNMTPQANSAKFNYTDDEFDNSLERSSKNLRTPVSIHSGAGNPRLASHFYKDFPVWLYQGVRRTPQRPPTWTPARTPRQTPAMTPMSSSRSYISNHHLTKTKAPVASTQGPNSLPTSYEELDIAEEVLDEPENMQKFANPWLREVMILSWRTALNVIRTPELFLSREIVLTVMALVLSSLFKNLHHYDFGTIKRLLNFYIFSICLVFFSSNDAVPTFIQERFIFIRETSHNSYRASSYVISSLIVYLPFFAIQGFTFAGITRSILRLRSSIIYFWLILYASLITTNAYVMLVSALVPSYITGYAVVIATTALFFLTCGFFLKPSQIPKYWQWLHYISAIKYPFEALLINEFKGSNCYKGNEQELSPGPLGDLKISRLHNTTSETLQEGCKLIGEDVLFTMDIHKIESIWIDIGILLAWGVLYRLFFYVVLRFYSKNQRQ